The following is a genomic window from Vicia villosa cultivar HV-30 ecotype Madison, WI unplaced genomic scaffold, Vvil1.0 ctg.000102F_1_1_1, whole genome shotgun sequence.
gcttagacgccgctcagcggcgctctctgcacaaaacttgcttatttgatccaaaatcgcgcaatcggagccgtgccttcgacactttattcctcgaggctccaataagcatgaatacctataaaaacaaaggaaaaactattaaacggtatataaaacatatgaaaactaaataatgtgaatatatacacaaaagtggggattttattacaaaaacggaatgaatagaatcgataagtgccacaattatatactcaaaataacaacattttggcacttatcagatgCGCGATCCATCAAAACAAAGTAAAGAATATATTCAAGGGGTTAATGAGTTTCTTGAATTTgcttttcaaagttcaaaaaacaaaacaaaaatattgtgCCCTTGTACAATATGTGCCAACTGTCACGAACAGTCTCGCACAAGTGTCCGCGAACACTTAACTGATCCACGACGTGGATTTCTTATAGGTTATAAGCAATGGATATTTCATGGTGAGAAACCTTCAAGTAGCACAACTGAACATGTAGAAATGGAACATGACATGGACGGATTAATTCATGATGTTTTTGGAGTTCATTTGATGGAAGAACCGACTTTTGGTGAAGGTGAAAGAAATCCAGAAGTTGGAGAAAGCTCTAAGTTCGAAGAAAACATAAAGTTTTATCAATTGGTGGAGGATAATGAGAAAAGGCTCTATCCAAATTGTAAGAAGTATAGCAAGCTCTCATTTATGGTACATTTGTATCATTTAAAGTGTCTTCATGGATGGAGTGACAAGTCATTCTCTATGTTGCTAGATTTACTAAGAGATGCTTTACCGGAGGAAAATGTTTTGCCGAAGTCATACTATGAAACAAAGAAGATGATTTCAGCGTTAGGTTTGGGTTATGAGAAGATCCATGCGTGtcctaatgattgcatattatatcGAAATAAATATGTCAATGATCAAGTATGTCCAAAGTGTGGTACGTCAAGGTGGAAAACAACAAATGGAGATGTACCAGCTAACGAAATGGGGACTTCTGAAAAGAGAAAGAACTTACCTGCAAAAATCCTTCGATGGTTTCCATTGAAACCAAGGCTACAAAGATTGTTCATGTCCTCTGAAGTTGCTGAATCGATGAGATGGCACCAAGATGGTAGATTGAATGATGGTTCTCTTAGACATCCAGCTGACTCGCTTGCTTGGAAGGAGTTTGATGCTCGATATCCGACATTTTCGTCAGATCCTCGTAATGTTCGACTAGGATTGGCTTCTGATGGGTTCAATCCTTTCAAGACTATGAGTATTTCTCACAGCACTTGGCCAGTCATTCTCATTCCTTATAATCTTCCTCCTTGGATGTGCATGAAACAATCATTCTTCATGGTATCATTACTAATTCCTGGTCCTAAAAGTCCTGGAAATAACATTGATATTTATCTACAACCATTAGTAGAAGAGTTGCAAGATTTATGGAACGATGGAATTGAAACTTATGATGCCTACAAGAGAGACAAATTTCAACTTCGTGCTGCTGTAATGTGGACTATCaatgactttccagcatatgCTAACCTTTCTGGATGGAGTACTAAAGGTCAATATGCATGTCCATGTTGTGGTATTGAAACTAACTCACGATGGTTAAGCATtggtaaaaaatttgaaaaaaatgccaGAAAAATACGTGGACGATATGCTAAAAGTAGTAGAGGTATATATTATGATTgtacatttaaattatttttttataggaaaTGGAAGTAGTAGAGGTATATATTATGATTGTACATTTAATATAACttgtatttttatttaacatTGCATTGTGTAGAGCAAATTTGAATTTGTTCCTCCAATAAATGAGTTAACACGAGAAATGATAAAATCTGAGTTGAATGAGAAGTGGAGGCAGTGGAAGGGTGATCTAAAGGCAATGGCATATGATCCGAGTAAAACAGAAGAAGAAGTTGCATCAACAATACCTGATGATAGGGTTGACA
Proteins encoded in this region:
- the LOC131624091 gene encoding uncharacterized protein LOC131624091, which translates into the protein MRDPSKQSKEYIQGVNEFLEFAFQSSKNKTKILCPCTICANCHEQSRTSVREHLTDPRRGFLIGYKQWIFHGEKPSSSTTEHVEMEHDMDGLIHDVFGVHLMEEPTFGEGERNPEVGESSKFEENIKFYQLVEDNEKRLYPNCKKYSKLSFMVHLYHLKCLHGWSDKSFSMLLDLLRDALPEENVLPKSYYETKKMISALGLGYEKIHACPNDCILYRNKYVNDQVCPKCGTSRWKTTNGDVPANEMGTSEKRKNLPAKILRWFPLKPRLQRLFMSSEVAESMRWHQDGRLNDGSLRHPADSLAWKEFDARYPTFSSDPRNVRLGLASDGFNPFKTMSISHSTWPVILIPYNLPPWMCMKQSFFMVSLLIPGPKSPGNNIDIYLQPLVEELQDLWNDGIETYDAYKRDKFQLRAAVNMHVHVVVLKLTHDG